The sequence TTGTTGAGCAACATACGCATATTGAGCAAATAAAAAAGCAGACTGAAGAATATCATCGCTCTGTTACCAAACAAGAAGAACTTAATAAAACAATGATAGCTCTCGCCGGAACGATTACTGCCAAAAAAGAGCAGTTAACAACGCATGCTCAACACAAAATAGTCATAATGCATCGTATTACTACGGCACAAGCCGAATATGAAACAATCAAACAAATGGCGTTACACAACTTAGAACATGATGCCCTTATTAAAGTAACATCCCAGCGCATTACTGCTTTAGAAAAAGAGTATGCTACCATTGAATACAAAGATTCTGAGCATAAGCAAGTCCAAATGGCTCTCAAAGAGATTGAACATGCCTTGGCACAGTATGCACAAATAGCTGAGCAAAAACCGCTCCAGCAGCAAAGAGCAATAACAATTACCACAGTATGCGCATCCCTAAAATCAATTAAAAAAGAAATAACCTCATTGCATCATACGCTACAACAATTTCATAATCTTACTGCCCAAGTACATGCAATTGCACAAGCTGCAACAACCATCGCGAATCAACAAAAAAATCTTTTGCATCAAAAAGAAGTTATTTTGCAGGAAAAAGGAAGCCTACTCAATCAAAAAAACAAACTAGAACAGCTAGAATCAGAATCTCATCAAGAGCAGACTGATATACAAACGCTTACCGCCACCATAGATGATTATTACACAATTGCCACAGCAATTGGAAAAGATGGTATTCAGGCATTATTAATAGAAGAAGCCATCCCGGAAATAGAAGAGGAAGCAAATCAATTATTAGGACGCCTTACGAATAATCAATCTCATATTATTATTGAATCTGTCCGTGATTTAAAAAGTGGCGGCACCAGAGAAACACTTGATATCAAAATATCTGATGCAATCGGCATACGCCCTTATGAGCTATTCTCTGGCGGGGAAGCATTTCGTATCGATTTTTCTCTGCGCATTGCAATTTCAAAACTCCTTGCGCGAAGAGCCGGCACTTCGCTACAAACGCTCATTATCGATGAAGGGTTTGGTTCACAAGATGAAGAAGGACTCAATAACATCATGGAAGCGCTCTACAAAATACAAGACGATTTTTCAAAAATCATCATTGTATCTCACCTTGCCAGCATGAAAGATCAATTCCCCGTTCACTTTTTGGTAGAAAAAACTGCACAGGGTAGCCTTGTCTCTGTGATGGAACAGGGGTAAAGTACAATCGGAAATCAACAAAAAAATGACAGCATTTTTAAGTGCTGTCATTTTTATTATCTATGTAATGTTCACGCATCGATCAAAAGTAGTACTTCTTACCTGCCATCGCTGCTGCAGTCACTAATCCACCAAAGAACAGTCGTTTGAAACCTTGTTTGTGTTCCGCTACAAATCGACTCACCGGTTTAAGTGCTCGTAATAATCGCCATTCTGCTTTAACCGCCCATATTACCACTTCTGCATGGCCAGTCGAACGGAGAAGCCCTTCAATTGTCTCTCCAATAACATCATCAATATTTTCAGAATTTTCCGCTGCTATTTTTTGTAACTCTTCGCGCACGCGTTCCTGCACTTGTTTTGAAGCTTGAGTCTGAGCGGTTTCCTTGAAACCCTCTTTAATAGTTGTAAGAGCTTTTTTAACATTCTCTCTACCGAACCACTTGGTCGCTGCAGATCCTTCTTGACCAAACGTAATAGTAACCGTAGAAAATGCCAATAACACCGCCATAAGCTTTGATATAGTATAATTCATGATATAACCTCCTATACATTAATCTTCATTCTTATCTATACTCAGAATAGACCAAAAAATCGACTACCTCAAAAGCCCCCTCCAAAGGGCCTTAATTAGTCACGAATCCCCACCGCTACGTGGACAATGGCCAAAAAAAAATGACAGTATTTTAGTACTGTCATTTCCCTATACATTCTATTGTCAATAGCCGATCAGCCCTCTACGCCTCAACCTGTACTACCTGTTTAATTTCAGGCACTTGGCTCATTAGGGTATCTTGGACCCCTAATTTGAACGTATACATTGCTGCTGGACATCCAACACAAGCACCAGTTAATCTGATGGAAACTATGCCATCTTGAAACTGTACGAACTCAATATCGCCACCGTCTGTCATAATAGCCGGTCGTATGATATCAAGTATTGCCTGTATTTTCTCTATAACCTCTTGGTTACCGAAATCCATGCTCATCTACACCCATTCTAGGCGTGCAACTTGCGCGGTATCACTCATACGACGTCCCATTGGGATCACACGAGTATATCCACCTGGACGATCTACATATCGTGGTGCAATTTCAGTAAACAGTTTTAGCAATGCTGTTTCTGAGTATGGTAATAATGCCTTTGCACGACGACGCACATTAAAATGGTTACCTTGACGCGCAAGAGTAATCATTTTTTCCGCAAATCGTTGCGTTTCTTTTACATTTGCTTTCGTTGAAACAAGATGACCATATGTCACCAAATGTATCACCTGATTGCGCAGAAAAGATCGTTTATGAGAAGGCTTAAGATTTAATTTTTTTCTACCATTTTGATGTTTCATGGTACATGTTACCTTTGCATTAACAAACTATATCTCTTATTCATCTTGTTCAGAATCTTTAAGAGCCCGTTTTAAATCAGATTCTTTAATATCCATACCAAATGAAAGCCCAAACGCCTTCATATTGTCTTTAACTTCATTCAATGACTTGCGACCAAAATTCTTAATTTTAAGGCCATCGTCTTCAGCCAAGTTTACCAAATCGATAATGCGTTTAATACCTGCATTAATTAAGCAGTTATGTGCTCGTACTGATAATTCTAATTCATCAATAGGCTTTAATAACAACTCTACAGGAACACCTTTCAATCCAGGTCCATCAACCGCAACAGTTTTTTCCTCTTTAATTTTTTCAGGAGCTACAGAAATCTCATTAAATGGTATCTCTGCACTCGCAAGGAAATGCTCTAACTGTGTACGCAATACTGACACTGAATAATGTAACACATCAAGTGGGTTTTCAGATCCATCAGTATAGATCTTTAACGTTAACTTGTCGTAATCTATTTCTCCCCCCACACGCGTCTTTTCCACATCAAAAAGCACCTTTTTGATCGGAGAAAACATAGCATCCAAGTAAATGCGTTCATCATCTTGTAACGCTTTTCCTGCAGGCCACTGTGCCGGTCGATATCCTCTGCCAGTTTCTACAAAGAATTCAATATCAAGAGATCCTTGCGCAGAAACATGTGCAATTACGTGATCAAGATTTATCAGTTGTAGATGTTCATCCGCTTTAATATCTGATACGCGCACAACACCTTCTTTTTCAACCTTCAAAACCATTTTACCAGGAATACCCTGCGTATTACGCACAACGATTTCTTTAATATTAAGAAGAACTTGCATTGTGTCTTCAATAACCCCTGGCAAAGAAGAAAATTCGTTGTTAACTCCCTTAATAATTACGGAAGTAACTGCACAACCTTCAACACCGCCAAGCAATACACGACGCAATGCATTACCTAATGTATTACCAAAACCAGGCTCTAACGGCTGAGCAACCAACTCACCAAAAGTATCAGTTAACGCTTTCTTATTCCAGCTTAATCGCGGAATAGTTAAGGATCTGTACTCTTTTTTATCCATTTGAACTCCTGACTATAAATCGAAATATAACAATCAAAACACACCCAACACAAAATTACTTAGAATACAACTCTACAATCAAATGCTCTTCAATTGGCGTCTGTATATCAGTACGAACAGGGAAACGTAGCACACGACCCATTCGTTTTTGTTTATCAAGCTCAAGCCACTCAGGAACTTTAATACCGACATTAAGTCTCTTATCAATCACTTGCTCTAAAAAATTATTTTTATCTGCAACGTTTGACGCTAATGTAATCACCTCATTCACTGAAACCAGATACGATGGTGAATTTACTTTTTTGCCATTAACCAGGACGTGTCCATGTACAATAACTTGTCGAGCTTGTGAGCGTGTTGTTGCCAATTTTAATCGATATAATGTATTATCAAGACGGCGCTCAAGGAAATTTAATAAATTTTCTCCTGGAGAACCTGCACGCATTTGTGCTGCATTCTTGAAAAAACGTTTGAACTGTTTCTCACGAACACCATACATCTCTTTTACTTTTTGCTTTTCTTCTAGCTGTCTACCGTATTCAGAGAGTTTACGCGTACGTTTTTGAGATTTTTCTGTTTTTTCACTTACATCAGTGCGGTCAACCTTCGCAGCGCCTGGTCGAGCGAACTCACCACGAGGTGCTCCACCTCGTGGAGTATAACCTTTATTATCTTTTTTTGTCTTATCCATATACCAATTCTTTTGCTATGATCTTAAACTTTATACACGACGTTTTTTAGGAGGACGAGTTCCATTATGAGGAAGCGGAGTCACATCTCTCAACATTGAAATTCCAAAACCACTTGCTTTAAGCGCACGAATAACAGAATCTCTTCCTGCTCCAGGACCCTTCAGGTTAATCGACACTGTTCGAATGCCTAATACAACCATCTCTTTAGAAAGATGAGTCACAATTTGAGAAGCCGCAAACGGAGTCCCTTTACGTGCACCCTTAAATCCTAATGCTCCAGAACTACCACGTAATAACACATCGCCTTCAACAGTAGTTACTGAAACAACCGTGTTATTAAAAGAAGAAGATACACACACTGTAGCTACATCTACTCTTCTTTTTGCTTTTTTAATTTTCTTTTTATATGCCATTATGACCTTTGGTTCTGAAATAAGGTTATCTAATTAACTATTTCTTAGTGATCTTACGTTTTAATGAAACCGATGCTCCACGAGGTCCTTTACGAGTACGCGCATTTGTTTTTGTACGCTGTCCACGAACAGGAAGTCCTCTTTTATGTCGCAAGCCTCGGTAGCTACCAATATCCTGCAGACGTCTGATATGCAAAGTGATATCTCTACGCAGATTTCCTTCAGTAACATAGTTAGTCGCAACCTCTTTTTGAATTGCAGCAACCTGATCATCAGTTAGGTTCTTCACTCGAGTATCAAAACTAATATTTAACTTCGTTAAAATATCACGAGACGACTTAATACCTATCCCAAAAACATAGGTAAGTCCGTACTCTATACGCTTATTTTCCGGTAAATTTGCGCCCTCAATTCTAGCCATAACAATTATCCTTAACCTTGTCGCTGTTTATGTTTAGCATTACGTTTGCAAATCACACGAACAACGCGTTTCCTTTTAATCACGCGACAATCATCGCACATTGGTTTAACTGACGTTCTTACTTTCATCGCACATTCCTTACTATAAATTCAACCGCTTAGTTTTTATACCGTAACACAATTCTACCACGAGTCAGATCATAAGAAGACAGCTCTAACGCAACCTTATCTCCAGGCAAAATTTTTATGTAAAACATACGCATTTTACCCGAAACGTGTCCAAGTACCTTATGTCCACCTTCTATTTCAACAAGAAACATCGCATTCGGTAATGTTTCTTTTACAACACCATCTACTCTAATAATACCTTCTTTTTGCTTTTGCTGTTCTTTTTTCATATTTTAAATGCCCTCCCTTAATCGCGTTAACACGACTGGCTCATTATTAGTAATTAAAACAGTATCTTCTACGTGCACAGCCATACTTGTATCAACTGTTCTTACCGTCCATCCGTCCTTAGCTACATACACATCATAATGCCCCATAGTAACCATTGGCTCTAACGCAAATGTCATACCAGGTTTTAACAATGGCCCCTTACCAGGAACACCATAATTCAATATTTCTGGATCCTCATGCATCTGCTTACCAATACCATGTCCTGCAAAATCGCGTACAACACCAAAGCCGTTCGCTTCTACTTCTTTTTGAATAGCAGCAGATATGTCGGTTAAATAATTACCAGCTCGCGCTTGTGCTATACCTTTTTCTAGTGATGACTGTCCAACAGCAACCAATCGTCGCACTTCTTCTTTCACATCGCCCACAAAAAAAACTCGTGCCATATCAGCACTATATCCTTTCCATGAAGCGCATACGTCAACTTTTACTATGTCACCATTCTTCAATACAGAATCGCGATGGGGAACACCGTGCACTACTTCATCATTTATTGATACACAGCTTACATGCTTGTAACCCATATATCCTTTCATTTTTGAAAGTAATCCATTATCACGCAATCGCTTTTCGACAAAAGCATCAATTTCAAATGTTGAAATACCAGGAACTATCAATGGTATTAGTTCATTAAAAATACCCGCCAACAATTGCCCTGCGCGTCCCATTTTATAAATAGCATCTTTGTTTTTAATCGTAATCATATCGCTTTTACAAAACCTTACGCTTAAACTCTTGAAAGATATCTTCCAAGGAAGAATCTACATCAATCTCAATAACTGGCTGCCCTATCTTCTTATAAAAATCCATCAATGGCTGAGTATGTTTATGATACATATCCAAACGCACTAAAATAGCCTCTATGTCATCATCCTTACGACGCTCTAACGGTCCTGAACACACATCACATATAAAAGGCACTTGCGGCTCCAACCCTGATCCCTCAACAGTTGAATACACCGCCTGACATTCCTTTTTTTGACAAATTAATCGGCTCGTTAACCGTGCAATCAATTTCTCATCAGATAATGTAAATAGGACCACATGAAATGATACATTTTTAAACTGATTTTTAATCAAAGAGCAAAATGATTCTGCTTGGTGTACAGATCGAGGATAGCCATCCAAAATCACCGTACGTATATCATCACGAGTATCAAGCAACCATTCTTCAACCATTGCTATAATAATATCATCTGACACTAAGCCGCCACTTTTAATCGCAGCCTCAATGATCTTTCCAATTTCTGTTTGATTCGCAATATGCTGTCGACACAAATTACCTGTTGATAGCTGCAACCACTGTAATTCTTTAACACACAATGCAGACAGAGAGCCTTTACCTGAACCAGGTGGTCCAATAAAAACAAAGATATCTTTCTTACCATTCATTGCGCTTGTTTCCTCAAGATCCCCTAAAAACCGCCGACATTTCTATTAGAAATCATTTTAACAAAAAACAGAAAAATGTCCATATTCAATAACTCAATATATTCAAATCTTTTGCTTATTTCTACTGCTTTTTACCATATATTATCATAATTATCGACGCAACCGACTTTGCAATCTTCCTGATGACAAGAATCCTTCGTATCTATTTTCGATCAAATACGCCTCAATCTGTGCCGCTGCTTCAAGAGCAACTCCAACTACGATCAGCAGCGCTGTTCCACCCAAATAGAATGGCATTTTATCCATCAGCACACGTTCAACAAAAAGATTTAAAACGATTGGTAATGAAGCCAGAATACCGAGATATACAGCTCCTACTAATCCTATACGGTTCAAAATATAATCAAAAAATTCGGCAGTACTTTTACCTGGTCGAATTCCTGGAATAAAACCACCACTTTTCTTAATATTATCTGCAAGCTCTACTGGATTAAACTGTAATGCCGTCCATAAGTAAGAAAACGCAATGATCAAAACAAATTGGATTACATTAAACAACAACCCCATAGGATTCATTGCTTCTGAAATCCACTTGAACATGTCAAAACGTTCTGCAAGCATCGATAACAAAAATATTGGCATATTAAGCATAGTTCCCGCAAGAATTACTGGCATCACGCCTGAGGTATTAATCTTAAAAGGAATATAGGTACTCTGACCACCATATACTCTGTTACCAACAACACGACGCGTATACTGTACTGGTATTTTACGTTCACCTCGTTCTAAAAAGACAATGCATGCAGTTATAGCAATATACACCGCTATAATAAATACTGCTGTTGCCGGATGCGTAATACCTTCAAGTACCTGTCCTATCGTCTTGATACCATAGTCCATGAAATGCGCAACCGTACCCGCAAAAATAATCATGGAGCTCCCATTACCGAGTCCAAAGATTGAAATCTGCTCACCAAGCCACATGACAAACATTGCACCAACGGTTAACGACAAAACACACATAATTCTAAATGACCAACCTGGCTCTAATACCAATCCGCGATTTTCAAGCAGGAATGCTAATCCCACACTTTGCACAATCGCAACAAAGAATGTCAGATATCGTGTATATTGATTAACAATTTTTCGACCGTATTCCCCTTCTTTGACTAACGCCTCTAAAGAAGGCACAACCATACCTAATATTTGCATCATAATAGAAGCAGATATATATGGCTGAATACCAAGTGCAAAAATGGTGGCTTCACGTAAACCTCCTCCTGAAAACATATCAAGATAGGCAAACAAACCACCAAGACCTTTTGCTTGCGCCATAAGCGTTCGCAAAGCATCCACATTCACACCTACTACCGGAATGTGATTACCAAATCTATAAACAATAAAAACACCGAGCGTAAATAAAAATTTTTTACGCAACTCAGGAATAAAAAAAATATTAAGAAAATTTTTTATTAGAATCACGGTCCTACATCTCCTTGTTTAAGCGAACCTCTCCACCTAGCTCCTCAACCATTTTTCTTGCAGATTCACTACACGCATCCACAATAACTACCAAACGCTTGGACAACGTACCAGATCCTAATAATTTAAGCAAAACAGAATCACCTTTTTGACTTCTTTTCAACTTAACAATTCCATGCTCAATCAATAACTCTCTGGTTACTTGCGCTCCATCTTCAAACACATTCAATTGATCAAGGTTAAATACTTCAACCTTTGTTTCAAATGCCGCATTGTTGAAACCACTTTTTGGTAAACGGCGGAATAATGGCATTTGTCCACCTTCAAATCCCATACGAACTGCACCACCAGAACGGGCTTTTTGTCCTTTATGTCCCTTTCCAGCTGTACCACCTCTTTTGCCACCACGACCAACACGTTTTCTCTGTTTAACTAATTTAGTTAATTTATGCAGTTCTAACATCTTTTTTTCCAATAATATCAGATATAGTTACGTTTCTTAATTTTGCAAGATGCTCTGCTGAGCGCAATTTAGCAAAGGCATTCAAGGTAGCCTTAACAACATTCTGTCTATTCGCTGATCCCAATGATTTTGCCAACACATCTTTAATGCCCACAGCATCCATAACTGAGCGCATTGCTCCACCAGCAATAACTCCGGTACCCTTTGAAGCAGATCGCACAATTACGCGACTTGCACCATGACGTCCTTCTACCGCATATGGAATTGTATCACCACGTAACGGTACTGCGATCATATTTTTACGCGCTGCGTTTGTTGCTTTCGCAATAGCCTGTGAAACTTCTCGGCTTTTACCAAGGCCTATGCCAATATTTCCTTTTTGATCACCAATCACTACAAATGCTGAAAAAGAAAATCTTTTTCCACCTTTAGTAACCTTAGTAACCCGTCGTACGTTAATAACGTGATCAACCATTACAGCTTCTTTTGTCTTTGCCATGCATATAACCTATAATCTTAAAGTTTTAATCCGCCTTCTCGCAGACCTTCTGCCAACTCTTGAACTCGACCATGATATAAAAACTGTCCTCGATCAAAAACAACAGTAGTAATGCCTTCTTTTTTTGCAAGTGCCGCTAATTCACGGCCTACAGAACGAGAAATTGTTTTTTTGTCACCAGACGCATTACTCAATTGTTGTGATGAAAAAGAAACAACTGTTTTTCCAATCTGATCATTAATAAGCTGCGCATAAATATGCTTCAAACTTCTAAATACAGAGACACGTAGTATATCTGCGGTACCGCTCATTTTTTTACGATTTCGCAACGCTCTGCGCTTTGTACGTGCTTTTATTTTTTTCAACAACGACATTTTATTTCATCCAATACAATATCAATTACTTAGACTTTGTCTTACCTGCTTTTTGTACAACTACTTCTGTTACAAGCCGGATACCTGTACCTTTGTATGGTTCAGGAGCTCTCAATGCTCTCACTTCACTACACACAAGCCCTACAAGCTCTTTATCATGCGAAGAAAACGTTAGATTTTGCCCTGTTCGATCAATATCTAAGGTAACTCCTCCAGGTAAATCAAAATCAATTTTATGACTAAATCCTAAGCTAAAAACAATTTTGTCTCCGGACTTAACTGCTTTATAACCCAACCCAATTATTTGTAATTTTTTTTCAAAACCTACATCTGCGCCTTTAATCTTGTTCGCAAGTAACGCTCGATGCAACCCCCATATTCTATTAACATCACGAGGTAGTTTTTTCGATTCATCTAGTTTCAAAAACAATTGTCCATCTTCTACTTGTACAAGCAACTCAGATGGGACCGCATATGCTCCAGAACCCTTGCTACCCTTATACTGTACCTCAGATCCTTTTAGAACAACTGCAACATTACCTAATGCTATCGCCTTTCGGCCTATCTTTGACATACTAATACCTTCCTACCAAACAGTACAAATCACTTCGCCGCCAACACCAAATTCTCTTGCCTGCTTGTGAGTAAGAATGCCGCGATTCGTTGTCAAAATAGCAACACCCAAGTTACCAATAACTGGCTTGATCTCATGCGTTCCTGCATAAAAACGACGCGCCGGAGAACTCACTCGAGTGATTTCATGAATCACCGATTCACCACCAGCATATTTCAAAACAATTTTTATTACTTGCTTACCTTGCTCTTCAAGAACCTGACAGTCCCTAATGAACCCCTCTTTTTTGAGCACTAGCCCAATTTCAAATTTCATCTTAGAAGAAGGAATAACAACAAAAGATTTTGATGCCATAATTCCATTTCTAATAATAGTCAAAAAATTTCCAATAACATCTATTGACATGAAAGCCCTTTTAACAAATTATTTTACCAACTTGTCTTTTGAACACCAGGAAGCAATCCCTTCAAGGCATTTTTTCTAAAACACAAACGACACATCATAAACATTCTCATATAACCTCGTGGTCTTCCACAAAGCTGACAACGATTACGAGCCCTTACTTCAAATTTTGGAACCCTTTTTGACTTCTCTATTAATGCCTTTCTGGCCATAATAATACCTCTATTACCGCTAATCGTTATTTATTTTTTACAAACGGCATACCAAATTTTTTCAGCAAAGCTCGCCCGTGCTCATCATTAGTTGCGGTTGTATGGATCGTAATATTTAACCCGCCCAACTTGCTGCCTTCTTCATAATCAACTTCTGGAAAAATGATCCACTCTTTTATGCCAACATTATAGTTACCACGACCATCAAACTTATCGGATACACCCTGAAAGTCACGCACTTTTGGAAAGGCTAAAGTAATCAATCGATCCAAGAAATCATACATTTTTTTCCCACGCAACGTTACCATAACACCTATTGGCATTCCTTCACGCAGCTTGAACCCCGCTATCGATTTCTTTGCTAATCTACGAGCCGGCAACTGTCCAGTTACCTTCCCCATAATATCAGAGATCGACCCTATAATCTTACTATTAGTAAGCGCAGTACTAGCACCCACATTGATTACAACTTTTGCAACCTTTGGGACCTGCATAACATTACCAAGACCAAGGTCCTTCAACAATTGCGGACGAATCTCAGCATTGTACATATCTTCTAAACGACTTTTTATCCTTGACACTGTTTTTTACCCTTAATATGCACAAATTATCAAAACGCTTTTTGACATCGATGACATGCGCGTGTTGTTTTTGCATTGTCCAACACTTGAACAATAACACGACATGGCGCCTTACACCCTGAACAAACCGGCATAACGCGAGACATCGCCACCTTTGACTCTTCTTTCTTTATTCCTGACGCTTCGCCTTGCTTACGCGCCTTATAATGTCGAGTCACTAGAGCGACATTTTTAACTATAACTTTATCTTCTTTAGGAAAAATTTCAATAACCTCGCCTTGCTTGCCTTTATCTTTACCAGATAGTACAAACACCAGGTCATTTTTTTTAATACGAGCTACCATAAAAATCCTTTACAAAACCTCTGGAGCCAAAGAAACTATTTTCATGTATCCTCGCGTCCGTAGCTCTCGAGCAATAGGCCCAAAAATACGTGAAGCAATTGGCTCTTTTTCCTTAATAATCACTGCCGCATTATCCCCAAAACGAATATAGCTACCATCTGCACGGCGAAATTCTTTTCGAACTCTCACTATAACCGCTGTGACAACATCACCCTTTTTTACCATACCACCTGGCATAGCTTTTTTTACTGAGCAAACAATCGTGTCTCCTAAGTATGCATATCGCTTGCGTGTTCCGCCAACAATATGAATACATGCCAATTCTTTTGCTCCAGAATTGTCTGCGACCTCTAAACGTGATTCTTTTTGTAACATAGCATTATACCT is a genomic window of Candidatus Babeliales bacterium containing:
- a CDS encoding NifU family protein, which gives rise to MSMDFGNQEVIEKIQAILDIIRPAIMTDGGDIEFVQFQDGIVSIRLTGACVGCPAAMYTFKLGVQDTLMSQVPEIKQVVQVEA
- the rplQ gene encoding 50S ribosomal protein L17 — translated: MKHQNGRKKLNLKPSHKRSFLRNQVIHLVTYGHLVSTKANVKETQRFAEKMITLARQGNHFNVRRRAKALLPYSETALLKLFTEIAPRYVDRPGGYTRVIPMGRRMSDTAQVARLEWV
- a CDS encoding DNA-directed RNA polymerase subunit alpha, encoding MDKKEYRSLTIPRLSWNKKALTDTFGELVAQPLEPGFGNTLGNALRRVLLGGVEGCAVTSVIIKGVNNEFSSLPGVIEDTMQVLLNIKEIVVRNTQGIPGKMVLKVEKEGVVRVSDIKADEHLQLINLDHVIAHVSAQGSLDIEFFVETGRGYRPAQWPAGKALQDDERIYLDAMFSPIKKVLFDVEKTRVGGEIDYDKLTLKIYTDGSENPLDVLHYSVSVLRTQLEHFLASAEIPFNEISVAPEKIKEEKTVAVDGPGLKGVPVELLLKPIDELELSVRAHNCLINAGIKRIIDLVNLAEDDGLKIKNFGRKSLNEVKDNMKAFGLSFGMDIKESDLKRALKDSEQDE
- the rpsD gene encoding 30S ribosomal protein S4, which encodes MDKTKKDNKGYTPRGGAPRGEFARPGAAKVDRTDVSEKTEKSQKRTRKLSEYGRQLEEKQKVKEMYGVREKQFKRFFKNAAQMRAGSPGENLLNFLERRLDNTLYRLKLATTRSQARQVIVHGHVLVNGKKVNSPSYLVSVNEVITLASNVADKNNFLEQVIDKRLNVGIKVPEWLELDKQKRMGRVLRFPVRTDIQTPIEEHLIVELYSK
- the rpsK gene encoding 30S ribosomal protein S11, translating into MAYKKKIKKAKRRVDVATVCVSSSFNNTVVSVTTVEGDVLLRGSSGALGFKGARKGTPFAASQIVTHLSKEMVVLGIRTVSINLKGPGAGRDSVIRALKASGFGISMLRDVTPLPHNGTRPPKKRRV
- the rpsM gene encoding 30S ribosomal protein S13 — encoded protein: MARIEGANLPENKRIEYGLTYVFGIGIKSSRDILTKLNISFDTRVKNLTDDQVAAIQKEVATNYVTEGNLRRDITLHIRRLQDIGSYRGLRHKRGLPVRGQRTKTNARTRKGPRGASVSLKRKITKK
- the rpmJ gene encoding 50S ribosomal protein L36, encoding MKVRTSVKPMCDDCRVIKRKRVVRVICKRNAKHKQRQG
- the infA gene encoding translation initiation factor IF-1; translated protein: MKKEQQKQKEGIIRVDGVVKETLPNAMFLVEIEGGHKVLGHVSGKMRMFYIKILPGDKVALELSSYDLTRGRIVLRYKN
- the map gene encoding type I methionyl aminopeptidase, producing MITIKNKDAIYKMGRAGQLLAGIFNELIPLIVPGISTFEIDAFVEKRLRDNGLLSKMKGYMGYKHVSCVSINDEVVHGVPHRDSVLKNGDIVKVDVCASWKGYSADMARVFFVGDVKEEVRRLVAVGQSSLEKGIAQARAGNYLTDISAAIQKEVEANGFGVVRDFAGHGIGKQMHEDPEILNYGVPGKGPLLKPGMTFALEPMVTMGHYDVYVAKDGWTVRTVDTSMAVHVEDTVLITNNEPVVLTRLREGI
- a CDS encoding nucleoside monophosphate kinase, whose product is MNGKKDIFVFIGPPGSGKGSLSALCVKELQWLQLSTGNLCRQHIANQTEIGKIIEAAIKSGGLVSDDIIIAMVEEWLLDTRDDIRTVILDGYPRSVHQAESFCSLIKNQFKNVSFHVVLFTLSDEKLIARLTSRLICQKKECQAVYSTVEGSGLEPQVPFICDVCSGPLERRKDDDIEAILVRLDMYHKHTQPLMDFYKKIGQPVIEIDVDSSLEDIFQEFKRKVL
- the secY gene encoding preprotein translocase subunit SecY; translated protein: MILIKNFLNIFFIPELRKKFLFTLGVFIVYRFGNHIPVVGVNVDALRTLMAQAKGLGGLFAYLDMFSGGGLREATIFALGIQPYISASIMMQILGMVVPSLEALVKEGEYGRKIVNQYTRYLTFFVAIVQSVGLAFLLENRGLVLEPGWSFRIMCVLSLTVGAMFVMWLGEQISIFGLGNGSSMIIFAGTVAHFMDYGIKTIGQVLEGITHPATAVFIIAVYIAITACIVFLERGERKIPVQYTRRVVGNRVYGGQSTYIPFKINTSGVMPVILAGTMLNMPIFLLSMLAERFDMFKWISEAMNPMGLLFNVIQFVLIIAFSYLWTALQFNPVELADNIKKSGGFIPGIRPGKSTAEFFDYILNRIGLVGAVYLGILASLPIVLNLFVERVLMDKMPFYLGGTALLIVVGVALEAAAQIEAYLIENRYEGFLSSGRLQSRLRR
- the rpsE gene encoding 30S ribosomal protein S5; protein product: MAKTKEAVMVDHVINVRRVTKVTKGGKRFSFSAFVVIGDQKGNIGIGLGKSREVSQAIAKATNAARKNMIAVPLRGDTIPYAVEGRHGASRVIVRSASKGTGVIAGGAMRSVMDAVGIKDVLAKSLGSANRQNVVKATLNAFAKLRSAEHLAKLRNVTISDIIGKKDVRTA
- the rplR gene encoding 50S ribosomal protein L18, translating into MSLLKKIKARTKRRALRNRKKMSGTADILRVSVFRSLKHIYAQLINDQIGKTVVSFSSQQLSNASGDKKTISRSVGRELAALAKKEGITTVVFDRGQFLYHGRVQELAEGLREGGLKL
- the rplF gene encoding 50S ribosomal protein L6, giving the protein MSKIGRKAIALGNVAVVLKGSEVQYKGSKGSGAYAVPSELLVQVEDGQLFLKLDESKKLPRDVNRIWGLHRALLANKIKGADVGFEKKLQIIGLGYKAVKSGDKIVFSLGFSHKIDFDLPGGVTLDIDRTGQNLTFSSHDKELVGLVCSEVRALRAPEPYKGTGIRLVTEVVVQKAGKTKSK
- the rpsH gene encoding 30S ribosomal protein S8, with protein sequence MSIDVIGNFLTIIRNGIMASKSFVVIPSSKMKFEIGLVLKKEGFIRDCQVLEEQGKQVIKIVLKYAGGESVIHEITRVSSPARRFYAGTHEIKPVIGNLGVAILTTNRGILTHKQAREFGVGGEVICTVW